The following proteins are co-located in the Candidatus Phytoplasma asteris genome:
- a CDS encoding class I SAM-dependent methyltransferase, translating to MKRIPFIVSLTKNYDTVVDIGTDHGLVLKKAFQQGYIKQAIAADIRLKPLFQAQKNLACYPVTFCLSDGFQNICQDFDLALICGMGTYAITKILEKSPDKSKHFILGSQSNQDYLQEWLLKNDFQILEEYHLFDKFFYHFLKVTRKR from the coding sequence ATGAAACGAATCCCTTTTATTGTGTCTCTTACTAAAAATTATGACACCGTTGTAGACATCGGAACAGATCATGGTTTAGTACTCAAAAAGGCTTTTCAACAAGGCTATATCAAACAAGCAATTGCAGCAGATATAAGATTAAAACCTTTATTTCAAGCCCAAAAAAACCTTGCTTGCTATCCAGTTACTTTTTGTTTAAGTGACGGATTCCAAAACATTTGCCAAGATTTTGATCTTGCCCTAATTTGTGGTATGGGAACTTATGCTATTACTAAAATACTTGAAAAAAGTCCTGATAAAAGCAAACATTTTATATTAGGATCACAAAGCAATCAAGATTATCTTCAAGAATGGCTATTAAAAAACGATTTTCAAATTTTAGAAGAATATCATTTATTTGACAAATTTTTTTATCATTTCTTAAAAGTAACTCGCAAAAGATAA
- a CDS encoding HIT family protein, whose amino-acid sequence MSTIFTKIIKKQVPGYLLYEDNLVVAFLDITQATKGHTLVVPKQEYRDILMMPEDVFAHLFKVVHQISKVLMDVFQAQGINLLNNNGKVAGQTVFHYHVHLIPRFDEKEINLVFKNNASLMFPQDYEKVQKAILAHLNK is encoded by the coding sequence ATGTCAACTATTTTTACTAAAATTATCAAAAAACAAGTTCCTGGTTATCTACTTTATGAGGATAATTTAGTAGTTGCTTTTTTAGATATTACCCAAGCGACCAAAGGACACACTTTGGTGGTGCCTAAACAAGAATATCGTGATATTTTGATGATGCCCGAAGATGTTTTTGCCCATTTGTTTAAAGTGGTACATCAAATAAGCAAAGTATTAATGGATGTTTTTCAAGCTCAGGGAATCAATTTATTAAATAATAATGGCAAAGTAGCAGGGCAGACTGTTTTTCATTATCATGTGCATTTGATTCCTCGTTTTGATGAAAAAGAAATTAATTTGGTTTTTAAAAATAATGCTTCTTTGATGTTTCCTCAAGATTATGAAAAAGTTCAAAAAGCTATTTTAGCGCATTTGAATAAATAA